The following are from one region of the Pelagibius sp. CAU 1746 genome:
- a CDS encoding ATP-binding protein, producing MADLSLSLTKRFALFAGLVVIAASVLMIGMYKQVASDDLNAMAERSNTAVAQIFSNVVWDAHAGFLTTAHFLSPDAIRRHPETQAIQKSLLTRLRGLSILKIKIYDQNGLTVFSTELAQIGEDKSANAGFLAARTGHGASELTHRDTFSGFEQTVEDRDVLASYVPIISASGSIEGVFEVYYDVTDLLATIQRRQTVLQIVVGSTFLLLYLLLILGVWLSERQTRRHYFKNLDLARAAARAEESNRLKSEFLATMSHELRTPLNAILGFSEILKSEIPGASSDETRREYAHSIWSSGRHLLNIVDDVLDMSKVEAGEMPLDREAFDAVHLLESCLRLVEKQAETDEVTLTSNVASGLPAGYGDERRIKQVLINLLSNAVKFTPEGGGISVWLGAAPDGALQFTVADTGIGIQPGDIEKVLTPFGQVETSYARRFGGTGLGLPIAKSLVEMHGGSFTLESILGEGTKVTFTLPPKSTAKDSTTQDAALCGPAVPVPA from the coding sequence ATGGCGGATCTGTCTCTTTCGCTCACCAAGCGATTCGCGCTCTTTGCCGGGCTCGTCGTAATCGCCGCCAGCGTGCTGATGATCGGCATGTACAAGCAGGTCGCAAGCGACGATCTGAACGCCATGGCCGAGCGCAGCAACACCGCGGTCGCGCAGATCTTCTCCAACGTGGTCTGGGACGCCCACGCCGGCTTTCTCACCACCGCGCATTTCCTCTCGCCGGATGCGATCCGCCGCCACCCGGAAACCCAGGCGATCCAGAAGAGCCTGCTGACGCGCCTGCGCGGGCTGTCGATCCTGAAAATCAAGATCTACGACCAGAACGGCCTCACCGTCTTCTCCACCGAACTCGCCCAGATCGGCGAGGACAAGAGCGCCAACGCGGGCTTCCTGGCGGCACGCACCGGCCACGGCGCCAGCGAGTTGACCCATCGCGACACCTTCAGCGGCTTCGAACAGACGGTCGAGGACCGCGACGTGCTGGCCAGCTACGTGCCGATCATCTCCGCCTCCGGCAGCATCGAAGGCGTCTTCGAGGTCTACTACGACGTCACCGATCTGCTGGCCACGATTCAACGGCGCCAGACGGTGCTGCAGATCGTGGTCGGCAGCACCTTCCTGCTGCTCTACCTGCTGCTGATCCTGGGAGTTTGGCTCAGCGAGCGGCAAACCAGGCGGCACTACTTCAAGAACCTGGACCTGGCCCGTGCCGCCGCGCGCGCCGAAGAATCCAACCGGCTGAAGTCGGAATTCCTGGCCACCATGAGCCACGAACTGCGCACGCCGCTCAATGCCATCCTCGGCTTCTCGGAGATTCTCAAGTCCGAGATACCCGGCGCCAGCAGCGACGAAACCCGGCGCGAATATGCGCACAGCATCTGGTCGTCCGGCCGGCACCTGCTGAACATCGTCGACGACGTGCTCGACATGTCGAAGGTCGAAGCCGGCGAAATGCCCCTGGACCGCGAGGCGTTCGACGCCGTCCATCTGCTGGAAAGCTGCCTGCGCCTGGTCGAGAAGCAGGCCGAGACCGACGAGGTGACCCTGACCTCCAACGTCGCGAGCGGCCTCCCGGCCGGCTACGGCGACGAACGGCGCATCAAGCAGGTGCTCATCAACCTGCTGTCCAACGCCGTCAAGTTCACGCCCGAAGGCGGCGGCATCAGCGTGTGGCTGGGCGCCGCGCCCGACGGCGCCTTGCAGTTCACCGTCGCCGACACCGGCATCGGCATCCAGCCCGGCGACATCGAAAAGGTACTGACCCCCTTCGGCCAGGTGGAGACCAGCTACGCGCGCCGCTTCGGCGGCACCGGATTGGGCCTGCCCATCGCCAAGTCGCTGGTCGAGATGCACGGCGGCAGCTTCACCCTGGAGAGCATCCTCGGCGAAGGCACCAAAGTCACCTTCACCCTGCCCCCCAAGAGCACGGCCAAAGACAGCACCACCCAGGACGCGGCGCTGTGCGGCCCGGCGGTGCCGGTGCCGGCCTAA
- a CDS encoding SulP family inorganic anion transporter, which produces MMVTDGSPPSASGHAWRLFKPKLITVLKEGYGWGHLRADAVAGLTVAVVALPLAMALAIASGATPDKGLVTAVIAGFLISLLGGSRFQIGGPTGAFVVVVFNVIAQHGYDGLLLATLMAGAMLVVAGLLRFGTWIKYIPEPVVTGFTAGIAVIIFSSQLKDLFGLSLAEVPAEFLPKLKALWAARDTLDPATFAVAATALAAILLLRRFAPKIPALLVAVVGAALAVWGLGLPVETIGSRFGEIPSSLPLPQLPDFSLRQAVEVLPSAFTIAFLAGIESLLSAMVADGMTGARHRSNCELVAQGLANAASACFAGLPATGAIARTATNIRSGARSPISGMLHAVFLLVFMLAAAPLAAYVPLASLAAVLVIVAWNMSEIDKFRHLMSAPPGDAVVLLVTFALTVMVDLTVAIEVGVVMAAVLFMHRMAQVVQVEKGVGFLQGDVDDAQIPALDYAFQTLPAGVEMFSLRGPLFFGAARSLRDALEALPAPPKVFILRMRNVPMIDSSGVAALSDFLRRCNARGVAVIVSGIRPQPKEVLARMGFGTDAGGRHDNLRFAANFAEAREMAAAMIEDKAAE; this is translated from the coding sequence ATGATGGTGACCGACGGTTCCCCCCCAAGCGCGAGCGGTCATGCCTGGCGGCTCTTCAAGCCCAAGCTCATCACCGTCCTGAAGGAGGGCTACGGCTGGGGGCACCTGCGCGCCGACGCTGTGGCCGGCCTGACGGTCGCGGTGGTGGCCCTGCCGCTGGCCATGGCGCTGGCCATCGCGTCGGGCGCGACGCCGGACAAGGGCCTGGTGACGGCGGTGATCGCCGGCTTCCTGATCTCTCTGCTGGGCGGCAGCCGTTTCCAGATCGGCGGGCCGACCGGCGCCTTCGTGGTGGTGGTCTTCAACGTCATCGCCCAGCACGGCTACGACGGACTGCTGCTGGCCACCCTCATGGCCGGGGCCATGCTGGTGGTGGCCGGCCTGCTGCGCTTCGGCACCTGGATCAAGTACATCCCGGAGCCGGTGGTGACCGGCTTCACCGCCGGCATCGCCGTCATCATCTTCTCCAGCCAGTTGAAGGATCTCTTCGGCCTGTCGCTCGCGGAGGTGCCGGCCGAGTTCCTGCCCAAGCTCAAGGCGCTCTGGGCGGCGCGCGACACCCTCGACCCGGCGACCTTCGCGGTGGCCGCGACGGCGCTGGCCGCCATCCTGCTGCTGCGCCGCTTTGCCCCTAAGATCCCGGCCCTGCTGGTGGCGGTGGTCGGCGCCGCGCTGGCGGTCTGGGGCCTGGGCCTGCCGGTGGAGACCATCGGCTCGCGCTTCGGCGAGATCCCCTCCAGCCTGCCGCTGCCCCAGTTGCCGGACTTCAGCCTCCGCCAGGCGGTCGAGGTGCTGCCCTCGGCCTTCACCATCGCCTTCCTGGCCGGCATCGAGAGCCTGCTCTCGGCCATGGTGGCCGACGGCATGACGGGCGCGCGCCACCGCTCCAACTGCGAGCTGGTGGCGCAAGGGCTGGCCAACGCCGCCTCGGCCTGCTTCGCCGGCCTGCCGGCCACCGGCGCCATCGCGCGCACCGCGACCAACATCCGTTCGGGCGCGCGCTCGCCGATCTCCGGCATGCTGCACGCGGTCTTCCTGCTGGTCTTCATGCTGGCCGCCGCGCCGCTGGCCGCCTACGTGCCGCTGGCCAGCCTCGCCGCGGTGCTGGTCATCGTCGCCTGGAACATGAGCGAGATCGACAAGTTCCGCCACCTGATGAGCGCGCCGCCGGGCGATGCCGTGGTGCTGCTGGTGACCTTCGCGCTGACCGTCATGGTCGACCTGACCGTGGCCATCGAGGTCGGCGTGGTCATGGCCGCGGTGCTCTTCATGCACCGCATGGCCCAGGTGGTGCAGGTGGAAAAGGGCGTCGGCTTCCTGCAGGGCGACGTCGACGACGCGCAGATCCCGGCGCTGGACTACGCCTTCCAGACCCTGCCGGCGGGGGTGGAGATGTTCTCCCTGCGCGGGCCGCTGTTCTTCGGCGCCGCGCGCAGCCTGCGCGACGCGCTGGAGGCCCTGCCGGCGCCGCCCAAGGTCTTCATCCTGCGCATGCGCAACGTGCCGATGATCGACTCCTCGGGTGTCGCCGCCCTGTCGGACTTCCTGCGCCGCTGCAACGCGCGCGGCGTGGCGGTCATCGTCTCGGGCATCCGCCCGCAGCCCAAGGAGGTGCTGGCGCGCATGGGCTTCGGCACGGACGCCGGGGGGCGGCACGACAACCTGCGCTTCGCCGCCAACTTCGCCGAGGCCCGCGAGATGGCCGCCGCGATGATCGAAGACAAGGCGGCGGAGTAG
- a CDS encoding MFS transporter, which yields MLARRIYDSWPLFLGMLLLMISNGLLVTLLTTRATGLGFSQTQIAFMQAAYPLAAVFGCLVAPRIVAAVGHIRSFGALASLCSTAALIHMVTADPWSWAAMRALAGFCFPGLYVVAESWLNGRADNQTRAALLSVYFITQTGGAALGQFLLYLPDSDGTLLFVITSVLISLSLVPMLLSARQGQAFEAPARLSVRELFAISPLGLSVGFLNGISQGAFYVGLGLFGVALGLPVGDIGLLVAAGTLGGVLGQFPLGALSDRLDRRLVIAGAAAAGLAACLVIAAAAPMLAGTPWLYAAVALVGAFVLPLYSLGVAHTNDRLAPEQMVAASGGLVLVMNVGIVLGPPAGGLAITHLGAPALFGCLALLQGATALLAVYRLVAGEKRAAETGTALPVGHAATPVASRLNPEAHEVMQED from the coding sequence ATGCTCGCCCGGCGCATCTACGACTCCTGGCCGCTGTTCCTCGGCATGCTGCTCTTGATGATCAGCAACGGGCTGCTGGTGACGCTGCTGACGACGCGGGCCACCGGGCTGGGCTTTTCGCAGACGCAGATCGCTTTCATGCAGGCGGCCTATCCGCTGGCCGCCGTCTTCGGCTGCCTGGTGGCCCCGCGCATCGTCGCCGCCGTGGGCCACATCCGCAGCTTCGGGGCGCTGGCCTCGCTCTGCTCCACTGCCGCCCTCATCCACATGGTGACGGCCGACCCCTGGAGCTGGGCGGCCATGCGGGCGCTGGCCGGCTTCTGCTTTCCGGGGCTCTACGTGGTGGCGGAGAGCTGGCTGAACGGACGCGCCGACAACCAGACGCGCGCCGCCCTGCTCTCCGTCTACTTCATCACCCAGACCGGCGGCGCGGCGCTGGGCCAGTTCCTGCTGTACCTGCCGGACAGCGACGGGACCCTGCTGTTCGTCATCACGTCGGTGCTGATCTCGCTGTCGCTGGTGCCCATGCTGCTCTCGGCGCGACAGGGCCAGGCCTTCGAAGCGCCGGCGCGGCTTTCGGTGCGCGAGCTTTTCGCCATCTCGCCGCTGGGCCTTTCCGTCGGTTTCCTGAACGGCATCTCCCAGGGCGCCTTCTATGTCGGCCTCGGTCTCTTCGGCGTCGCCCTCGGCCTGCCGGTCGGCGACATCGGCCTGCTGGTCGCCGCGGGCACCCTGGGCGGCGTGCTGGGGCAGTTCCCCCTGGGCGCGCTCTCCGACCGCCTTGACCGCCGCCTGGTGATTGCCGGGGCCGCCGCCGCGGGGCTGGCCGCCTGTCTCGTCATCGCCGCCGCCGCACCGATGCTCGCCGGCACGCCCTGGCTCTACGCCGCCGTCGCCCTGGTCGGCGCCTTCGTGCTGCCGCTCTATTCGCTGGGCGTCGCCCACACCAACGACCGCCTGGCGCCGGAGCAGATGGTCGCGGCCTCCGGCGGGCTGGTGCTGGTGATGAACGTGGGCATCGTGCTGGGCCCGCCGGCCGGCGGCCTGGCCATCACCCACCTGGGGGCGCCGGCCCTCTTCGGCTGCCTGGCGCTGCTGCAGGGCGCGACGGCCCTGCTGGCGGTCTACCGCCTGGTCGCCGGGGAAAAGCGCGCCGCCGAGACCGGCACCGCCCTGCCCGTCGGCCACGCCGCCACGCCGGTCGCCAGCCGCCTCAATCCCGAGGCGCACGAAGTAATGCAAGAAGACTGA
- the trxB gene encoding thioredoxin-disulfide reductase, translating to MADTRHSADTRHSKVFIIGSGAAGLTAAIYTARANLKPLLVQGLQPGGQMTITTDVENYPGFADVIQGPWLMEQMQKQAEHVGTEIVSDIINEVDFSRLPFVMKGDSGTTYTADAVIIATGAQARWLGIPGEQKFNGRGVSACATCDGFFYRDKEVVVVGGGNTAVEEALYLANICSKVTLVHRRDALRAEKIGQERLFRHPKIEVRWNAVIDDILGGDGPMDGVEGVRLKNTQTGETGELACEGVFIAIGHDPATKVFRGAVDLDGEGYILAEAGGTRTSVPGVYAAGDCVDKVFRQAITAAGMGCMAALEAEKFLAEQEDSASKAAE from the coding sequence ATGGCCGATACCCGACACAGCGCCGATACCCGACACAGCAAGGTCTTCATCATCGGTTCCGGCGCCGCCGGCCTGACCGCGGCGATCTATACCGCGCGCGCCAACCTGAAACCGCTGCTGGTCCAAGGCCTGCAGCCGGGCGGGCAGATGACCATCACCACCGATGTGGAGAACTACCCGGGCTTCGCCGACGTCATCCAGGGGCCCTGGCTGATGGAGCAGATGCAAAAGCAGGCCGAGCACGTCGGCACCGAGATCGTCTCCGACATCATCAACGAGGTGGATTTCTCGCGCCTCCCCTTCGTCATGAAGGGCGACAGCGGCACCACCTACACCGCCGATGCAGTGATCATCGCCACCGGCGCCCAGGCGCGCTGGCTGGGCATTCCCGGCGAGCAGAAGTTCAACGGCCGCGGCGTCTCCGCCTGCGCAACCTGCGACGGCTTCTTCTACCGCGACAAGGAAGTCGTGGTGGTCGGCGGCGGCAATACCGCCGTGGAGGAAGCGCTCTACCTGGCCAACATCTGCTCGAAAGTCACCCTGGTGCACCGCCGCGACGCGCTGCGCGCCGAGAAGATCGGCCAGGAGCGCCTGTTCCGGCATCCCAAGATCGAGGTGCGCTGGAACGCCGTCATCGACGATATCCTGGGCGGCGACGGCCCCATGGACGGGGTCGAGGGCGTACGGCTGAAGAACACCCAGACCGGCGAGACCGGCGAGCTGGCCTGCGAAGGCGTCTTCATCGCCATCGGCCATGACCCGGCCACCAAGGTGTTCCGGGGCGCGGTGGACCTGGACGGCGAGGGCTACATCCTGGCCGAGGCCGGCGGCACGCGCACCTCGGTCCCGGGCGTCTACGCCGCCGGCGACTGCGTCGACAAGGTTTTCCGACAGGCCATCACCGCCGCCGGTATGGGTTGCATGGCGGCCCTGGAAGCGGAAAAATTCCTCGCAGAGCAGGAGGATTCCGCCAGCAAGGCGGCGGAATAG
- a CDS encoding elongation factor G has protein sequence MTSRSVSAARCAAIVGPYTSGKTTLLEALLLQTGAIHRKGSVVEGNSVGDSAPEARERQMTTEPNFAHCSYLDETWSFIDCPGSIELAQDTHAVLMGVDVAVVVASPEPERALTLAPIFKFLDDHQIPHILFVNKMDKTTLRVRDVLESLQSVSDRPLVLRQVPIRAGEEVTGFVDLVSERAWHYNLDKQSNLIEMPDQVKDREAEARQEMLESLADFDDGLLEQLLEDKVPASGEIYEQIAKDLADDLIVPVLFGSAEQGHGITRLLKALRHETPEPAATAARLGVPEGAPGDGALAASVIRTYHQSHTGKMSVARIWRGGVKDGDTLGDDRISGLYHLMGGETRKIDSAGVGELVALGRMETLQTGDLLTGDGRQPEAGLPWPEVPRPVFSLAIRPHNRQDEVKLTSSLAKLIEEDPSLALEHNEDTHEMLLRGQGDIHLKLAVDRLKNRYNVEVDAARPQTAYKETIRKGTKQHSRFKRQTGGHGQFGDVQVEINPLPRGEGFQFVDKVVGGAVPRQYIGAVEHGAKEYLSRGPLGFPVVDVSVTLFDGQHHSVDSSDQAFKTAGRLAMAEGMPNCEPVLLEPIYEVTITVPNEFTNKVHSLVSGRRGQILGFEMQAGWKGWDALKCHLPEAELQDLIIELRSLTVGVGSFDWRFDHLQELTGKLAQQVIAQRQGGEA, from the coding sequence ATGACGTCCAGATCGGTATCGGCGGCGCGCTGCGCCGCCATCGTGGGACCCTATACCAGCGGCAAGACCACCCTGCTGGAAGCCCTGCTCCTGCAAACCGGAGCCATCCACCGCAAAGGCTCGGTCGTCGAAGGCAACAGCGTCGGGGATTCCGCCCCCGAGGCGCGCGAACGCCAGATGACTACGGAACCGAACTTCGCGCACTGCTCCTATCTCGACGAGACCTGGTCCTTCATCGACTGCCCCGGCTCCATCGAACTGGCGCAGGACACCCACGCCGTCCTCATGGGTGTCGACGTCGCCGTGGTCGTGGCCTCGCCGGAGCCCGAACGCGCCCTGACCCTGGCGCCGATCTTCAAGTTTCTCGATGACCACCAGATCCCGCACATCCTCTTCGTCAACAAGATGGACAAGACGACGCTGCGGGTGCGCGACGTCCTGGAGTCCCTGCAATCGGTTTCCGACCGTCCGCTGGTCCTGCGCCAGGTGCCGATCCGCGCAGGCGAGGAGGTGACCGGCTTCGTCGACCTGGTGAGCGAGCGGGCCTGGCATTACAACCTCGACAAGCAGTCTAACCTCATCGAAATGCCCGACCAGGTGAAGGACCGCGAAGCGGAAGCGCGCCAGGAGATGCTGGAATCCCTGGCCGACTTCGATGACGGTCTGCTCGAGCAACTGTTGGAGGACAAGGTCCCGGCCTCCGGCGAGATCTACGAACAGATCGCCAAGGACCTGGCGGACGACCTCATCGTGCCGGTGCTCTTCGGCTCGGCCGAGCAGGGCCACGGCATCACCCGCCTGCTGAAGGCGCTGCGCCACGAAACGCCGGAGCCGGCGGCGACCGCCGCGCGCCTGGGCGTGCCCGAAGGCGCCCCGGGCGACGGAGCCCTGGCCGCCAGTGTGATCCGCACCTATCACCAGTCGCACACCGGCAAGATGTCGGTGGCGCGCATCTGGCGCGGCGGCGTGAAAGACGGCGACACCCTGGGCGACGACCGGATTTCCGGCCTCTACCACCTGATGGGCGGGGAAACACGGAAGATCGACAGCGCCGGCGTCGGCGAGTTGGTCGCCCTGGGCCGCATGGAGACCCTGCAGACGGGCGACCTCTTAACCGGGGACGGCCGCCAGCCCGAGGCCGGGCTGCCGTGGCCGGAGGTGCCCAGGCCGGTCTTCAGCCTCGCCATCCGTCCGCACAACCGGCAGGACGAAGTGAAGCTGACGTCGAGCCTCGCCAAGCTGATCGAGGAAGATCCCTCGCTGGCGCTGGAGCACAACGAGGACACCCACGAGATGCTGCTGCGCGGCCAGGGCGATATCCACCTGAAGCTGGCGGTCGACCGGCTGAAGAACCGTTACAACGTCGAGGTCGACGCGGCGCGTCCGCAGACCGCCTACAAGGAAACCATCCGCAAGGGAACCAAGCAGCATTCGCGCTTCAAGCGCCAGACCGGCGGCCACGGCCAGTTCGGCGACGTACAGGTGGAGATCAATCCCCTGCCGCGCGGCGAGGGCTTTCAGTTCGTCGACAAGGTGGTCGGCGGCGCGGTGCCGCGCCAGTACATCGGCGCCGTGGAGCATGGAGCGAAGGAGTACCTTTCGCGCGGCCCCCTGGGCTTCCCGGTGGTCGATGTCTCGGTGACGCTCTTCGACGGCCAGCATCACTCGGTCGATTCCTCCGACCAGGCCTTCAAGACCGCGGGCCGCCTGGCCATGGCCGAAGGCATGCCGAACTGCGAGCCGGTGCTGCTGGAGCCGATCTACGAAGTCACCATCACGGTGCCCAACGAGTTCACCAACAAAGTGCACTCGCTGGTCTCGGGCCGGCGCGGCCAGATCCTCGGCTTCGAGATGCAGGCCGGCTGGAAGGGTTGGGACGCCCTCAAGTGCCACCTGCCCGAGGCCGAGCTGCAGGATCTGATCATCGAACTGCGCTCGCTCACCGTGGGGGTCGGCAGTTTCGACTGGCGTTTCGATCATCTGCAGGAGCTGACCGGCAAGCTGGCCCAGCAGGTCATCGCCCAGCGCCAAGGCGGCGAGGCTTGA
- a CDS encoding VOC family protein: MRYLHTMVRVKDLDESLDFYCNKLGLQEVRRIENDKGRFTLVFLAASKDVERAKQDKAPLVELTYNWDPEDYGGGRNFGHLAYRVDDIYATCQHLMDSGVTINRPPRDGYMAFVRSPDGISVELLQEGDALPPQEPWASMENTGSW, translated from the coding sequence ATGCGATACCTCCACACCATGGTCCGCGTGAAGGACCTCGACGAGTCCCTCGACTTCTACTGCAACAAGCTGGGCCTGCAGGAGGTCCGCCGCATCGAGAACGACAAGGGCCGCTTCACCCTGGTCTTTCTCGCCGCGTCGAAAGACGTCGAGCGCGCCAAGCAGGACAAGGCGCCGCTGGTCGAGCTGACCTACAACTGGGACCCGGAGGACTACGGCGGCGGGCGCAACTTCGGCCACCTGGCCTACCGGGTCGACGACATCTACGCCACCTGCCAGCACCTGATGGATTCCGGCGTCACCATCAACCGCCCGCCGCGCGACGGCTACATGGCCTTCGTGCGCTCGCCCGACGGCATCTCCGTCGAACTGCTGCAGGAAGGCGACGCCCTGCCTCCGCAGGAGCCCTGGGCCTCCATGGAGAACACCGGGAGCTGGTAG
- a CDS encoding LysR family transcriptional regulator gives MDWDKLRIFHAVAEAGSFTHAGELLNLSQSAVSRQISALEDSLKVPLFHRHARGLILTEQGELLYRTAHEVFGKLAMTEAQLTESKDRPKGPLKVTTTVAFGSHWLAARMHEFIEVYPEIECHLLLLDREVDLSMREADVAVRFSPPRQADLIQRHLMTVHMHVYAAAGYIKKHGVPQTAKDLDSHRIVVYGEDVRPPVPDVNWLLRVGYKDGQLRRPAMTVNNVYGVMKAVQSGAGIGALPEFMAAANPDLVQVLPELSGPQFDAYFVYAEEMRRSKRISVFRDFLLRKVAESNF, from the coding sequence ATGGATTGGGACAAGTTGCGCATCTTCCACGCGGTGGCGGAGGCGGGCAGCTTCACCCATGCGGGCGAGCTGCTGAACCTCAGCCAATCGGCGGTGAGCCGCCAGATTTCCGCTCTGGAGGACAGCCTCAAGGTGCCGCTGTTCCACCGCCATGCCCGCGGCCTGATCCTCACCGAGCAGGGCGAACTGCTGTACCGCACGGCCCATGAGGTCTTCGGCAAGCTGGCCATGACCGAGGCGCAGCTCACCGAGAGCAAGGACCGCCCCAAGGGCCCGCTGAAGGTCACCACCACGGTGGCCTTCGGCTCCCACTGGCTGGCCGCGCGCATGCATGAGTTCATCGAGGTCTATCCGGAGATCGAGTGCCACCTGCTGCTGCTCGATCGCGAGGTGGACCTTTCGATGCGCGAAGCGGACGTGGCGGTGCGCTTCTCGCCGCCGCGCCAGGCGGACCTGATCCAGCGCCACCTGATGACGGTGCACATGCACGTCTACGCAGCCGCCGGCTACATCAAGAAGCACGGCGTGCCGCAGACCGCCAAGGATCTGGACAGCCATCGCATCGTCGTTTACGGCGAGGACGTGCGGCCGCCGGTTCCGGACGTGAACTGGCTCTTGCGCGTCGGCTACAAGGACGGCCAGCTGCGCCGCCCGGCGATGACCGTGAACAACGTCTACGGCGTCATGAAGGCGGTGCAGTCGGGGGCCGGCATCGGCGCCCTGCCGGAGTTCATGGCCGCGGCCAACCCCGACCTGGTGCAGGTGCTGCCGGAACTCTCAGGACCGCAGTTCGATGCCTATTTCGTTTACGCGGAGGAGATGCGGCGCTCAAAGAGGATCTCGGTCTTCCGGGATTTTCTGCTACGTAAGGTTGCCGAATCCAACTTTTGA
- the msrP gene encoding protein-methionine-sulfoxide reductase catalytic subunit MsrP, whose product MLIRIKRGWEIPESQATPESVFHNRRRLLKAAAAGPVLLGAAGLLAACDDTPAQAAAGEDPSAKLYPVGRNPDYMLDRPVTDESLATTYNNYYEFGSSKNIWQKAQALPIRPWTVTLDGMVEQPQEIGIDDLLAKMPLEERVYRHRCVEAWSMAVPYSGFPLKALVDLARPLSSAKYVKMTTFQDPDTAGGQRAAWYPWPYVEGLTMAEARHHLAFIATGLYGKPIPKQNGAPLRLAVPWKYGFKHIKGIVRFEFTDERPKSFWEVIQGSEYGFWANVNPEVPHPRWSQASERVLGLNERVPTLLYNGYAEYVADLYKGMDAQENIFM is encoded by the coding sequence ATGCTGATCCGCATCAAGAGGGGATGGGAAATCCCCGAATCTCAGGCGACGCCTGAAAGCGTGTTCCACAATCGCCGGCGCCTGCTGAAGGCCGCGGCCGCGGGGCCCGTCCTGCTGGGCGCTGCCGGCCTGCTGGCGGCTTGCGACGATACGCCGGCCCAGGCCGCGGCGGGCGAGGACCCCTCGGCCAAGCTCTATCCCGTGGGCCGCAATCCCGACTACATGCTGGACCGGCCGGTCACCGACGAGAGCCTGGCCACGACCTACAACAACTACTACGAGTTCGGCTCCTCCAAGAACATCTGGCAGAAGGCCCAGGCCTTGCCGATCCGGCCGTGGACCGTGACCCTGGACGGCATGGTCGAGCAGCCCCAGGAGATCGGTATCGACGATCTGCTGGCCAAGATGCCGTTGGAGGAGCGGGTCTACCGCCACCGCTGCGTCGAGGCCTGGTCCATGGCGGTGCCCTACAGCGGCTTTCCGTTGAAGGCGCTGGTCGATCTCGCCCGCCCCTTGTCGTCGGCCAAGTACGTAAAGATGACGACCTTCCAGGATCCGGACACGGCCGGCGGCCAGCGCGCCGCCTGGTATCCCTGGCCCTACGTCGAGGGCCTGACCATGGCCGAGGCGCGCCACCACCTGGCCTTCATCGCCACCGGCCTCTACGGCAAGCCGATCCCCAAGCAGAACGGCGCGCCGCTGCGCCTCGCCGTGCCGTGGAAGTACGGCTTCAAGCACATCAAGGGCATCGTGCGCTTCGAGTTCACCGACGAGCGGCCGAAGTCCTTCTGGGAAGTCATCCAGGGCAGCGAATACGGCTTCTGGGCCAACGTGAACCCGGAGGTGCCGCATCCGCGCTGGAGCCAGGCGAGCGAGCGGGTGCTGGGCCTCAACGAGCGGGTGCCGACGTTGCTCTACAACGGCTACGCCGAATACGTGGCCGACCTCTACAAGGGCATGGACGCCCAGGAGAACATCTTCATGTAG
- a CDS encoding 2OG-Fe(II) oxygenase: protein MSSLTAETVPTSPRLDMARFEAAPLQRAPFDFLILPGFLKREALPAVERDFPRITSGGSFPASSLKCGPAFTDLLAELQGPAVTAAFQAKFGIDLAGRPTMITLRGQSRAKDGAIHTDSKTKLVTALIYLNSAWESDGGRLRMLNGPDDLEDYAAEVPPEAGTLVAFRCSPEAWHGHKPFIGQRRSIQLNWLTDDGVLKRELKRHAFSALTKKLLRFGA, encoded by the coding sequence TTGTCGAGCCTTACCGCCGAAACCGTCCCGACCTCCCCGCGCCTCGACATGGCCCGCTTCGAGGCGGCGCCGCTGCAGCGCGCGCCCTTCGACTTCCTCATCCTCCCCGGATTCCTGAAGCGCGAAGCCCTGCCCGCGGTTGAACGCGACTTCCCGCGGATCACCAGCGGCGGCAGCTTCCCGGCGAGCAGCCTGAAATGCGGCCCGGCCTTCACGGACTTGCTGGCCGAATTGCAAGGCCCGGCGGTGACCGCCGCCTTCCAGGCCAAGTTCGGCATCGATCTGGCCGGACGGCCCACCATGATCACCCTGCGCGGCCAGTCGCGCGCCAAGGACGGCGCCATCCACACGGATTCCAAGACCAAGCTGGTCACCGCCCTCATCTACCTGAACAGCGCGTGGGAATCCGACGGCGGGCGCCTGCGCATGCTGAACGGCCCCGACGACCTGGAAGACTACGCAGCCGAGGTGCCGCCCGAAGCCGGCACCCTGGTCGCCTTCCGCTGCTCGCCGGAAGCCTGGCACGGCCACAAGCCCTTCATCGGCCAGCGCCGCTCCATCCAGCTCAACTGGCTGACCGACGACGGCGTGCTGAAAAGAGAACTCAAACGCCACGCCTTTTCCGCCCTGACCAAGAAGCTGCTGCGCTTCGGCGCCTAG